Genomic DNA from Longimicrobium sp.:
CGCTCTCGCGCATGATGGCCGGCGGCGAGCTCCCCGCCCTGCTCGCGCTTCTGGACACCGCCCCCGAGGGCTCGCACTTCGCCGCCGCCGCGTGGGACTTCGTCAGCACGCCGGAGAGCGTCCGCGCCCTCCTGGCCGCCGGGCCGGAGGGGAGCGCGGCGCTGGACCGGCTCGTGGAGCGGATGGGCGCCGGCGCAATCGCGCCGCTGATGGACGAGATGGCGGCGAGCGAGCTGCGCGTCGTGCGCCGCGCCGCGCTCGACCGGGTGGGGCGGATGGGTGCGCCTGCCGCGGGCGAAGCGGTGCGGCGGCTGGACGACGAGCGCTGGTTCGTCATCCGCAACCTGCTGGTGATCCTACAGGATGCGGGTCCCTGGCCGGCCGGGTTCTCCCCCGCCCCCTTCCTGCGCCACGACGACCCGCGGGTGCGCCGCGAGGCCTTCAAGCTCGCCTTCCGCGTCCCCGACGAGCGGGCCCGCGCCCTGAGCCTCGCTCTCGTGGATGCGGACGAGCAGGTCAACCGCAGCGCGCTGGCCGAGTGCGGCAGCGATTGCCCGCCCGCCGTCCTCCCCCTCGTCTGCCGCCGCGCCGACGATGCCGCCACCGACCCCGAGCTTCGCGTCCTGGCCATCCGCGTGCTGGGCGGCGCCCGCGAGCCCGCGGCCGTGCAGACGCTCCTCCGGCTGGTGGACGGGGGACGCGGATGGCTGCGGAAGCCGCGCCTCGCGCCGCCGTCGCCTCACATGCAGGCCGCCCTCGCCGCCCTCGCCACCGGCTGGGCGGATCATCCAGCCGCCGCCACCTTCCTGGAGATCGCCCTGCGCTCCACCGACCCTGAAGTCATCCGCGCCGCACTGACGCGCAGGGAGGCGCGATGAGCGACGCCGCACGCTTCCTGGCCGGTTTCGCCCAGGCGCTGGCCACGATGGCGCTGTACCAGGAGGGCCACCCCGCCCGCGAGCGCGCGCTCGACGTCGCCTACGCCGGCCTCGCCGACCTCCAGTCCGTCTCCACGAAGCAGATCTTCACCTTCCTGGGTGACGAGGTGGTGCACGGAAGCGAGCCGCTGCGCGAGATGCGCGGGTGGGAGTGGAGCGCGCGGCTGGTGTCCGTGGGCGTGCAGCGGCTGGAGCTGGACGACGAGGTGACGCGCGACGAGCTGGAGGGTGTGCTGGAGGAGATCCTGGCGCGCCTTACGGTCGGCTCCACCGACTCGCCGGAGATCAACCAGCTCCGCCGCACGCGCATCCGCTTCGGCTCCGTGGGCATCCGCGGCGAGATGGAAGCGCCCGAGCCCCGCACCGCCGCGCTCGACTACTCGCTGGCTGACGAGGTGCAGGCGATCCGCTGGATGCACGACGAGGTGGAGCACGACCGACCCGTGCCGCTGGCCGAGGCGGAGGCCGTCGTGCGCTCCCTCTCGGTGGCGATGCACGGCGACAGCCAGATCATCCTCCCCCTGCTGCGCCTGCGCAACCACGACGAGTACACGACCACGCACTCGATGAACGTGTCGGTGCTCACCATGGCGATGGCCGAGTTCCTGGGGTATCAGGCGGGCGACATCCGCTCGTTCGGGGTGGCGGGGCTGCTGCACGACATCGGCAAGGTGCGCATCCCGAGCGACATCCTGAACAAGCCGGGGAAGTTGAGCCCCGAGGAGCGCGCCATCATCAACGCCCACCCGGTG
This window encodes:
- a CDS encoding HD domain-containing phosphohydrolase encodes the protein MSDAARFLAGFAQALATMALYQEGHPARERALDVAYAGLADLQSVSTKQIFTFLGDEVVHGSEPLREMRGWEWSARLVSVGVQRLELDDEVTRDELEGVLEEILARLTVGSTDSPEINQLRRTRIRFGSVGIRGEMEAPEPRTAALDYSLADEVQAIRWMHDEVEHDRPVPLAEAEAVVRSLSVAMHGDSQIILPLLRLRNHDEYTTTHSMNVSVLTMAMAEFLGYQAGDIRSFGVAGLLHDIGKVRIPSDILNKPGKLSPEERAIINAHPVEGARIILDSEKNLDMAAIVAYEHHLMHDGGGYPSLHYCRTCHSASRLAHVCDVYDALRTHRPYRAAWSSGAVLEYIEERAGTEFDPDVAHSFVRMMRQWEHRFATLEDERAAVAPAVGPEATPSAPPADGPVTPLEARRDDG